The following proteins are encoded in a genomic region of Candidatus Omnitrophota bacterium:
- a CDS encoding response regulator transcription factor — translation MPNKNILIVEDDKNISKLVRYNLEKAGFSCQSTITGEEALDILDTQPVDLIILDIMLPKMDGLETCKQIKQDKRTASIPVVMLTAKGEEVDRIIGFELGADDYIVKPFSPRELVLRVKAILKRGIPEESEKDIFEFKEIVIDKPRHKVKVRNKEVKLTAMEFKLLETLMSRKGRVQSRDQLLEDVWGLSSDVTTRTIDTHIKRLRQKLGKLGKLIETVRGYGYCLNNDE, via the coding sequence ATGCCGAATAAAAATATCCTAATAGTTGAAGATGATAAAAATATCTCGAAGCTTGTGAGGTATAATTTAGAAAAAGCCGGGTTTAGCTGTCAATCAACTATTACTGGTGAAGAGGCGTTGGATATTTTAGATACGCAGCCTGTTGATTTGATCATTTTAGATATCATGTTGCCTAAAATGGATGGATTAGAAACATGTAAACAAATCAAGCAGGACAAAAGAACAGCTTCAATTCCAGTTGTTATGTTAACAGCAAAAGGGGAAGAAGTTGATCGCATTATCGGATTTGAGCTTGGGGCAGATGATTATATTGTAAAGCCTTTTAGTCCAAGAGAGTTGGTTTTAAGAGTCAAAGCTATATTAAAAAGAGGAATCCCAGAGGAGTCAGAAAAAGATATTTTTGAATTTAAAGAAATTGTGATTGATAAGCCTCGCCATAAGGTAAAAGTTAGAAATAAGGAAGTCAAGCTGACAGCAATGGAGTTTAAGCTTTTAGAAACTTTGATGTCTAGAAAAGGACGAGTTCAGTCTAGAGATCAGCTTTTAGAGGATGTGTGGGGATTGAGTTCAGATGTGACAACAAGAACAATTGACACACATATAAAGCGCTTACGCCAAAAATTAGGTAAACTTGGAAAATTAATTGAGACGGTTAGAGGCTATGGCTATTGCTTAAATAATGATGAATAA
- a CDS encoding decarboxylase — MDEQEYLDKAQEILRIKTPLMDKEALCAFVDKYLKKKNDYLDVCREKGSPLYLFDQLALRSKAQEFYRAFKSRISQVSFFYAMKSNNHPVMIETLVEEGYGIDVSSAEELRCAVKYNPKSVIFSGPGKTDFELEFACHHSKVVTVLLDSFGELDRLQKVACRKDIKIKAGVRLMNEENGLWRKFGVPLDKLDCFFGKAKECSHVELCGLQFHSSWNLDANKQIAFLERLGKAFLQMDKSVVQEIDFVDVGGGYWPAQGEWMQPSSTPEGKLKQCLVPQMSEGMDHRCLPSISIEEFAQDLADALDQHIFKYIDCDIYLEPGRWISHEVMHILLEVIDKKDKDVVVTDGGTNMIGWERFEIDYFPVINLSQPSLEEKPCMVFGSLCTPHDIWGFSYFGKGIEVGDVLMIPTQGSYTYSLRQNFIKLLPKSAVMNNSLIELWSDR, encoded by the coding sequence ATGGATGAACAAGAATATTTAGATAAAGCTCAAGAAATCTTAAGAATTAAAACGCCATTGATGGATAAAGAAGCGCTGTGTGCTTTTGTCGATAAATATTTAAAAAAGAAAAATGACTATCTTGATGTTTGTAGAGAAAAAGGATCTCCATTGTATCTTTTTGATCAGTTGGCGTTAAGAAGTAAGGCGCAGGAATTTTATAGGGCTTTTAAGAGCAGAATTTCACAGGTGTCATTTTTTTATGCGATGAAAAGCAATAATCATCCTGTTATGATTGAAACTCTTGTTGAAGAGGGGTACGGAATAGATGTTTCAAGCGCAGAAGAATTGAGATGTGCGGTGAAATATAATCCAAAGTCGGTTATTTTTAGCGGACCAGGAAAAACGGATTTTGAGCTTGAGTTTGCATGTCATCATTCTAAGGTCGTCACTGTTCTTCTTGACAGCTTTGGCGAATTAGATCGTCTTCAAAAGGTAGCTTGTAGAAAAGATATAAAAATAAAAGCAGGTGTTCGCTTAATGAATGAAGAAAACGGTTTATGGAGAAAGTTTGGCGTTCCTCTGGATAAATTAGATTGTTTCTTTGGTAAAGCGAAAGAATGTTCTCATGTTGAACTATGCGGATTGCAGTTTCATTCGAGCTGGAATCTTGATGCAAATAAGCAGATTGCTTTTCTTGAGCGCTTGGGTAAGGCTTTTTTGCAAATGGACAAATCAGTTGTTCAAGAAATTGATTTTGTTGATGTTGGTGGAGGTTATTGGCCTGCCCAGGGCGAGTGGATGCAACCAAGCTCAACTCCTGAGGGAAAATTAAAGCAATGTCTCGTTCCTCAGATGAGCGAGGGGATGGATCATCGATGCTTGCCTTCAATATCAATTGAAGAATTTGCTCAGGATCTTGCTGACGCGCTTGATCAACACATATTTAAATATATAGATTGCGATATTTATTTAGAGCCTGGACGATGGATTAGTCATGAAGTTATGCATATTTTATTAGAGGTCATCGATAAAAAGGATAAAGATGTTGTTGTTACTGATGGTGGCACCAACATGATTGGGTGGGAGCGTTTTGAGATCGATTATTTTCCTGTTATTAACTTAAGTCAACCTTCTTTAGAGGAAAAGCCCTGCATGGTGTTTGGATCGCTTTGTACTCCGCATGATATTTGGGGTTTTTCATATTTTGGAAAAGGTATTGAAGTTGGTGATGTTTTAATGATTCCAACGCAAGGATCTTATACCTATAGTTTACGCCAGAATTTTATAAAATTGCTTCCTAAAAGTGCTGTTATGAATAATTCTTTAATAGAATTATGGAGTGATCGCTAG